Proteins encoded within one genomic window of Cyprinus carpio isolate SPL01 chromosome A15, ASM1834038v1, whole genome shotgun sequence:
- the LOC109103174 gene encoding glucagon receptor-like isoform X2 has product MKSTPIIFLLTLSVLCRAESVSGKTVKDTVQEWNRYRNECIVKISSQPTTSGLFCKSMFDMYACWTDGVPNTTVKVPCPWYLPWYDQVRNGFVSRECGPDGQWLTVNDSSTWRDHSQCNADDSKQIEQENQMTILAYFRVMYTVGYSLSLTSLSLALVILLIFRKLRCTRNYIHTNLFASFILRAVSILTRDALLMKDAPEFRDNKDVSIVLSDQVMSGCRVAQVLMQYCVGANYSWLLVEGLYLHNLLVLMVFSENSYFCVYLFIGWGTPVLFVVPWIVVRYLYENTRCWEINENMAYWWIIRTPILLAILVNFFIFIRIIQILISKLRAHQMRYTDYKFRLAKSTLTLIPLLGIHEVVFAVMTEEQTEGVLRNVNLFFELFFNSFQFLLPHRVFWWPYYTALSIKRYSQKSKRNGSDGNWE; this is encoded by the exons ATGAAGAGCACccccatcatcttcctcctcactCTATCTGTCTTGTGCAGAGCTGAG AGTGTTAGTGGGAAGACGGTGAAGGACACAGTGCAGGAATGGAACAGGTATCGGAACGAGTGCATTGTGAAGATAAGCTCACAACCCACCACCTCAG GTTTGTTTTGCAAAAGCATGTTTGATATGTACGCTTGTTGGACAGATGGAGTTCCCAACACAACTGTGAAAGTGCCGTGCCCCTGGTATCTGCCTTGGTATGATCAAG TGCGTAACGGGTTTGTGTCACGGGAATGTGGTCCAGATGGCCAGTGGCTCACCGTCAACGACAGCAGCACATGGAGAGACCACTCACAATGCAATGCAGATGACAGCAAGCAGATAGAACAG GAGAATCAGATGACGATCTTGGCCTATTTCAGGGTGATGTACACAGTTGGTTACTCTCTCTCCCTGACCAGCCTGTCTTTAGCCCTTGTTATACTTCTCATATTCAG GAAGCTCCGTTGCACACGTAATTACATCCACACCAATCTATTTGCCTCTTTCATCCTGCGAGCTGTGTCCATCCTCACAAGAGACGCGCTTCTCATGAAAGATGCTCCTGAGTTCAGGGACAACAAAGATGTTTCGATTGTTCTGAGTGACCAG GTGATGTCAGGCTGCCGTGTGGCTCAGGTCCTGATGCAGTATTGCGTTGGGGCAAACTACAGTTGGCTACTGGTAGAAGGACTATATCTTCACAACCTGCTGGTGCTGATGGTCTTCTCAGAGAACAGTTACTTCTGTGTATACCTCTTCATCGGCTGGG gaaCACCTGTGCTCTTTGTGGTGCCTTGGATAGTTGTTCGTTACCTGTATGAGAACACCAG GTGCTGGGAGATCAACGAAAATATGGCATATTGGTGGATCATCCGAACGCCAATCCTTTTGGCGATTTTA gtgaactttttcatatttataaggATTATTCAGATCCTCATCTCCAAATTAAGAGCACATCAGATGAGGTATACAGATTATAAATTTAG GTTAGCCAAGTCCACGCTGACCCTCATTCCCCTGTTAGGGATTCATGAGGTGGTGTTTGCTGTGATGACAGAGGAACAGACTGAGGGCGTGCTTCGCAATGTCAACCTGTTCTTCGAACTCTTCTTTAATTCTTTTCAG TTCCTGTTACCCCACAGGGTTTTCTGGTGGCCATATTATACTGCTTTGTCAATAAAGAG GTACAGTCAGAAATCAAAAAGAAATGGCAGCGATGGAAACTGGGAATAA
- the LOC109103174 gene encoding gastric inhibitory polypeptide receptor-like isoform X1, whose translation MKSTPIIFLLTLSVLCRAESVSGKTVKDTVQEWNRYRNECIVKISSQPTTSGLFCKSMFDMYACWTDGVPNTTVKVPCPWYLPWYDQVRNGFVSRECGPDGQWLTVNDSSTWRDHSQCNADDSKQIEQENQMTILAYFRVMYTVGYSLSLTSLSLALVILLIFRKLRCTRNYIHTNLFASFILRAVSILTRDALLMKDAPEFRDNKDVSIVLSDQVMSGCRVAQVLMQYCVGANYSWLLVEGLYLHNLLVLMVFSENSYFCVYLFIGWGTPVLFVVPWIVVRYLYENTRCWEINENMAYWWIIRTPILLAILVNFFIFIRIIQILISKLRAHQMRYTDYKFRLAKSTLTLIPLLGIHEVVFAVMTEEQTEGVLRNVNLFFELFFNSFQGFLVAILYCFVNKEVQSEIKKKWQRWKLGISILEDQRNTGSNAQQGGAGPRCHHNITCSPDCPLDSDSQLSSDPTPTATLPAIQHHYHHRAKKGKAYCYISARKQVLNGLDVSALPQCAGEGAVMFSESYC comes from the exons ATGAAGAGCACccccatcatcttcctcctcactCTATCTGTCTTGTGCAGAGCTGAG AGTGTTAGTGGGAAGACGGTGAAGGACACAGTGCAGGAATGGAACAGGTATCGGAACGAGTGCATTGTGAAGATAAGCTCACAACCCACCACCTCAG GTTTGTTTTGCAAAAGCATGTTTGATATGTACGCTTGTTGGACAGATGGAGTTCCCAACACAACTGTGAAAGTGCCGTGCCCCTGGTATCTGCCTTGGTATGATCAAG TGCGTAACGGGTTTGTGTCACGGGAATGTGGTCCAGATGGCCAGTGGCTCACCGTCAACGACAGCAGCACATGGAGAGACCACTCACAATGCAATGCAGATGACAGCAAGCAGATAGAACAG GAGAATCAGATGACGATCTTGGCCTATTTCAGGGTGATGTACACAGTTGGTTACTCTCTCTCCCTGACCAGCCTGTCTTTAGCCCTTGTTATACTTCTCATATTCAG GAAGCTCCGTTGCACACGTAATTACATCCACACCAATCTATTTGCCTCTTTCATCCTGCGAGCTGTGTCCATCCTCACAAGAGACGCGCTTCTCATGAAAGATGCTCCTGAGTTCAGGGACAACAAAGATGTTTCGATTGTTCTGAGTGACCAG GTGATGTCAGGCTGCCGTGTGGCTCAGGTCCTGATGCAGTATTGCGTTGGGGCAAACTACAGTTGGCTACTGGTAGAAGGACTATATCTTCACAACCTGCTGGTGCTGATGGTCTTCTCAGAGAACAGTTACTTCTGTGTATACCTCTTCATCGGCTGGG gaaCACCTGTGCTCTTTGTGGTGCCTTGGATAGTTGTTCGTTACCTGTATGAGAACACCAG GTGCTGGGAGATCAACGAAAATATGGCATATTGGTGGATCATCCGAACGCCAATCCTTTTGGCGATTTTA gtgaactttttcatatttataaggATTATTCAGATCCTCATCTCCAAATTAAGAGCACATCAGATGAGGTATACAGATTATAAATTTAG GTTAGCCAAGTCCACGCTGACCCTCATTCCCCTGTTAGGGATTCATGAGGTGGTGTTTGCTGTGATGACAGAGGAACAGACTGAGGGCGTGCTTCGCAATGTCAACCTGTTCTTCGAACTCTTCTTTAATTCTTTTCAG GGTTTTCTGGTGGCCATATTATACTGCTTTGTCAATAAAGAG GTACAGTCAGAAATCAAAAAGAAATGGCAGCGATGGAAACTGGGAATAAGCATTTTGGAGGACCAACGTAATACAGGTAGCAACGCACAGCAGGGAGGTGCAGGTCCTCGGTGTCACCACAACATAACCTGCTCTCCAGACTGCCCTCTGGACAGTGACAGCCAACTGTCCTCGGACCCAACACCCACAGCCACCCTACCGGCTATTCAACATCACTACCATCACAGAGCAAAGAAAGGCAAGGCATACTGCTACATCTCTGCCCGAAAGCAGGTTCTGAACGGGTTGGATGTGTCAGCGTTACCCCAGTGTGCCGGAGAGGGAGCAGTGATGTTTTCTGAGAGCTACTGTTGA
- the LOC109103162 gene encoding cytochrome P450 2M1-like isoform X1: protein MDILLALKTNVVSVVMAVLVLILLWKIRGKQSSFERLPPGPAPNPLLGNLFQFNIKEAYKYYLELSNRYGSVVTIWLANTPVVIISGYQALKDTMIGLGEEFSGRAVYPLLMKSTYGYGVLSTSGHRWKEMRRFTLMTLKNFGMGRRSIEERVREEAENLVEMFKKCEGSAFSPADMLFNALNNVICSIVFGHRFEIEDPQFKSLLRTVNTYFTVLSSPLGQIYNVFPRLVSLFPGKHHQLFKDLEEAREYCKREAQARMNTLDPSCPQDFIEAFVLKMKEERDNPDTEYNFDNLVSVVWNMFSAGTETTSSTIRYALLLMMKHQDIQERVQQEIDEVVGQDRWPSVEDRQNLPYTDAVIHEIQRYMDLAPIAVPHKMMCDTEYSGYIIPKGVMVFPLLSSVLIDPKLWKNPNCFDPENFLDAVGRFQKNDAFVVFGMGKRACLGEALARIELFIFFTSLLQHFTFKATVPPEELDTTPKDCSFGRIPRTYECYAIPRK, encoded by the exons ATGGATATATTGTTGGCACTGAAGACGAATGTAGTGTCTGTTGTCATGGCTGTCTTGGTTCTGATATTGCTGTGGAAGATTCGAGGAAAGCAGAGCAGTTTTGAGCGGCTCCCTCCAGGACCTGCGCCTAATCCACTGCTGggaaatttatttcaatttaatatcaAGGAAGCCTACAAATATTACCTAGAG CTGAGTAATCGTTATGGCTCTGTTGTCACCATCTGGTTGGCAAACACTCCTGTGGTGATCATTTCTGGATATCAAGCCCTAAAGGATACCATGATTGGTCTTGGTGAAGAATTCAGCGGCAGGGCCGTCTATCCTCTATTGATGAAGTCCACTTATGGATATG GTGTTCTGTCCACCAGTGGACACAGATGGAAGGAGATGCGCAGGTTCACTCTTATGACACTGAAGAACTTCGGAATGGGCCGCAGGAGCATCGAGGAACGAGTCAGGGAGGAGGCTGAGAATcttgtggaaatgtttaaaaaatgtgaag GCTCTGCATTCAGCCCTGCGGACATGCTGTTCAATGCTTTAAACAATGTGATCTGCAGCATTGTCTTTGGGCATAGGTTTGAAATTGAGGATCCACAGTTTAAGTCTCTCCTTCGAACTGTGAATACTTACTTCACTGTTCTCAGCAGCCCTCTTGGACAG ATCTATAATGTATTCCCTAGGTTAGTCAGTCTCTTTCCTGGTAAACACCATCAGCTGTTCAAAGACCTAGAAGAGGCCAGAGAGTATTGCAAACGTGAGGCACAGGCTCGGATGAATACTTTGGATCCCTCGTGTCCACAGGACTTCATTGAGGCCTTTGTGTTAAAAATGAAAGAG GAGAGAGACAATCCTGACACAGAATATAATTTTGACAACTTGGTTTCTGTAGTATGGAACATGTTTAGTGCCGGCACAGAAACCACTTCATCCACCATCAGATACGCTTTGCTTCTGATGATGAAGCACCAAGACATTCAAG AGCGTGTTCAGCAGGAAATTGATGAGGTTGTAGGACAGGACCGTTGGCCCTCAGTAGAGGACAGACAGAACCTGCCGTATACAGATGCTGTAATCCACGAGATTCAGCGGTATATGGATCTTGCCCCCATCGCTGTCCCACACAAGATGATGTGCGACACTGAATACAGTGGTTATATCATTCCTAAG GGGGTCATGGTTTTCCCTCTGCTATCATCTGTGCTAATAGACCCGAAACTGTGGAAGAACCCAAATTGCTTTGATCCAGAGAACTTCCTGGATGCAGTTGGCCGATTTCAGAAAAATGACGCATTCGTTGTATTTGGCATGG GTAAGCGCGCGTGTCTTGGTGAGGCTCTGGCTCGCATAGAACTCTTCATCTTCTTCACTTCCCTCCTTCAGCATTTCACCTTCAAAGCCACAGTGCCACCAGAGGAGCTCGATACAACACCTAAAGACTGCAGTTTTGGCCGCATACCCCGCACATACGAGTGCTATGCCATTCCCAGGAAATAG
- the LOC109103162 gene encoding cytochrome P450 2M1-like isoform X2 has product MDILLALKTNVVSVVMAVLVLILLWKIRGKQSSFERLPPGPAPNPLLGNLFQFNIKEAYKYYLELSNRYGSVVTIWLANTPVVIISGYQALKDTMIGLGEEFSGRAVYPLLMKSTYGYGVLSTSGHRWKEMRRFTLMTLKNFGMGRRSIEERVREEAENLVEMFKKCEGSAFSPADMLFNALNNVICSIVFGHRFEIEDPQFKSLLRTVNTYFTVLSSPLGQIYNVFPRLVSLFPGKHHQLFKDLEEAREYCKREAQARMNTLDPSCPQDFIEAFVLKMKEERDNPDTEYNFDNLVSVVWNMFSAGTETTSSTIRYALLLMMKHQDIQERVQQEIDEVVGQDRWPSVEDRQNLPYTDAVIHEIQRYMDLAPIAVPHKMMCDTEYSGYIIPKGVMVFPLLSSVLIDPKLWKNPNCFDPENFLDAVGRFQKNDAFVVFGMAFHLQSHSATRGARYNT; this is encoded by the exons ATGGATATATTGTTGGCACTGAAGACGAATGTAGTGTCTGTTGTCATGGCTGTCTTGGTTCTGATATTGCTGTGGAAGATTCGAGGAAAGCAGAGCAGTTTTGAGCGGCTCCCTCCAGGACCTGCGCCTAATCCACTGCTGggaaatttatttcaatttaatatcaAGGAAGCCTACAAATATTACCTAGAG CTGAGTAATCGTTATGGCTCTGTTGTCACCATCTGGTTGGCAAACACTCCTGTGGTGATCATTTCTGGATATCAAGCCCTAAAGGATACCATGATTGGTCTTGGTGAAGAATTCAGCGGCAGGGCCGTCTATCCTCTATTGATGAAGTCCACTTATGGATATG GTGTTCTGTCCACCAGTGGACACAGATGGAAGGAGATGCGCAGGTTCACTCTTATGACACTGAAGAACTTCGGAATGGGCCGCAGGAGCATCGAGGAACGAGTCAGGGAGGAGGCTGAGAATcttgtggaaatgtttaaaaaatgtgaag GCTCTGCATTCAGCCCTGCGGACATGCTGTTCAATGCTTTAAACAATGTGATCTGCAGCATTGTCTTTGGGCATAGGTTTGAAATTGAGGATCCACAGTTTAAGTCTCTCCTTCGAACTGTGAATACTTACTTCACTGTTCTCAGCAGCCCTCTTGGACAG ATCTATAATGTATTCCCTAGGTTAGTCAGTCTCTTTCCTGGTAAACACCATCAGCTGTTCAAAGACCTAGAAGAGGCCAGAGAGTATTGCAAACGTGAGGCACAGGCTCGGATGAATACTTTGGATCCCTCGTGTCCACAGGACTTCATTGAGGCCTTTGTGTTAAAAATGAAAGAG GAGAGAGACAATCCTGACACAGAATATAATTTTGACAACTTGGTTTCTGTAGTATGGAACATGTTTAGTGCCGGCACAGAAACCACTTCATCCACCATCAGATACGCTTTGCTTCTGATGATGAAGCACCAAGACATTCAAG AGCGTGTTCAGCAGGAAATTGATGAGGTTGTAGGACAGGACCGTTGGCCCTCAGTAGAGGACAGACAGAACCTGCCGTATACAGATGCTGTAATCCACGAGATTCAGCGGTATATGGATCTTGCCCCCATCGCTGTCCCACACAAGATGATGTGCGACACTGAATACAGTGGTTATATCATTCCTAAG GGGGTCATGGTTTTCCCTCTGCTATCATCTGTGCTAATAGACCCGAAACTGTGGAAGAACCCAAATTGCTTTGATCCAGAGAACTTCCTGGATGCAGTTGGCCGATTTCAGAAAAATGACGCATTCGTTGTATTTGGCATGG CATTTCACCTTCAAAGCCACAGTGCCACCAGAGGAGCTCGATACAACACCTAA
- the LOC109103175 gene encoding CAP-Gly domain-containing linker protein 3-like isoform X1, which yields MTKEETSEVEEAQPASEFISPVHEPRKKPMVHPSAQAPLPKDYAFTFFDPNDPACMEILTDPRTTIPELFAIIRQWVPQVQHKIDIIGTEILKRGCHVNDRDGLTDMTLLHYCCKAGAHGVGDPEAALRLSNQLLALGADVSLRSRWTNMNALHYAAYFDVPELIRVLLKGSKPKVLNSTCSDFHHGTALHIAASNLCLGAVKCLLEHGANPTVRNDKGQEPAEVVPDPMDMSLDKAEAAMVAKELKQLLLDAVPLSCNLPRATLPNYDNIPGNLMLSSLGLKLGDRVVLDETKTGTLRFCGTTEFASGQWVGIELDEPEGKNDGSVGGIRYFICPSKQGIFAPVSKISKALEQTPSSVTSTPKTPRVDLSCITGKIKKEKKEKDREKTPRKKSLSGVSLDPDGVKVEVGDQVLVAGQKQGIVRFFGKTDFAPGYWFGVELEQPTGKHDGSVFGVRYFHCLPKYGVFAPPSRVQRIAGPKDPQGDGSLVKKVHQVTMSQPKRNFNAMRSPKDITSESSISSRLLFCCWFPWMLRAEMQT from the exons ATGACTAAAGAGGAAACTTCTGAGGTGGAAGAGGCCCAACCGGCCTCTGAGTTCATCAGCCCTGTTCATGAACCCCGCAAGAAACCCATGGTGCATCCATCTGCACAGGCTCCACTGCCCAAGGACTATG CGTTTACCTTCTTTGATCCAAATGATCCGGCTTGCATGGAGATTCTGACAGACCCTCGGACCACAATCCCAGAACTGTTCGCCATTATCCGCCAATGGGTTCCACAAGTTCAACACAAGATCGACATCATAGGCACTGAG ATTTTAAAGCGAGGTTGCCATGTGAATGACCGTGATGGCCTGACGGATATGACTCTTCTCCACTACTGCTGCAAAGCAGGAGCTCACGGAGTGG gTGATCCTGAGGCAGCGCTCCGGCTGTCCAATCAGCTGCTAGCTCTGGGAGCTGATGTGAGTCTGCGCAGTCGCTGGACCAACATGAATGCCCTACATTATGCAGCTTACTTCGATGTCCCAGAACTGATTCGTGTTTTGCTTAAAGGCTCCAAGCCTAAAG TGCTCAACTCCACCTGCAGTGACTTTCATCATGGCACAGCCCTGCACATCGCCGCCTCAAACCTCTGTCTCGGTGCCGTCAAGTGTCTACTGGAGCATGGCGCCAATCCTACTGTTAGA AATGATAAGGGTCAAGAGCCTGCTGAGGTTGTCCCTGACCCCATGGACATGAGTCTGGATAAAGCTGAGGCTGCCATGGTGGCTAAAGAGCTGAAACAGTTGTTGCTGGATGCAGTGCCTCTCAGCTGTAACCTGCCCCGTGCCACCCTGCCCAACTATGACAACATCCCCGGCAACCTAATGCTGTCCTCTCTGGGCCTCAAACTAGGGGACCGTGTGGTGCTGGATGAAACAAAG ACTGGCACCCTCCGTTTCTGTGGCACTACTGAGTTTGCTAGTGGGCAGTGGGTTGGTATTGAGCTGGACGAGCCGGAGGGCAAGAATGATGGGAGTGTGGGTGGGATCCGCTATTTTATCTGCCCCTCAAAACAAG GCATCTTCGCCCCTGTGTCAAAAATCAGCAAAGCTCTTGAGCAGACCCCCTCTTCAGTCACCTCCACCCCAAAAACCCCTCGCGTGGATTTATCTTGTATAACCGGCAAgatcaaaaaagagaaaaaagagaaagatcgTGAAAAGA CTCCAAGAAAGAAGTCTCTGTCCGGGGTCAGTTTGGATCCTGATGGAGTCAAGGTTGAGGTTGGGGATCAGGTGTTGGTGGCAGGCCAAAAGCAAGGGATCGTCCGCTTTTTTGGCAAGACAGACTTTGCTCCCG GATATTGGTTTGGTGTGGAGTTGGAGCAGCCCACTGGAAAGCATGATGGCAGTGTATTTGGAGTACGTTACTTCCACTGTTTGCCCAAATATGGGGTTTTTGCACCACCATCCCGTGTTCAGAG AATTGCAGGGCCCAAAGATCCTCAGGGTGATGGGTCACTAGTGAAGAAAGTCCACCAGGTGACTA TGTCCCAGCCGAAGCGTAATTTTAATGCGATGCGATCTCCGAAAGACATAACATCTGAAAGTTCCATATCCAG CAGGTTGCTGTTCTGTTGCTGGTTTCCCTGGATGCTCCGTGCAGAGATGCAGACCTAA
- the LOC109103175 gene encoding CAP-Gly domain-containing linker protein 3-like isoform X2: MTKEETSEVEEAQPASEFISPVHEPRKKPMVHPSAQAPLPKDYAFTFFDPNDPACMEILTDPRTTIPELFAIIRQWVPQVQHKIDIIGTEILKRGCHVNDRDGLTDMTLLHYCCKAGAHGVGDPEAALRLSNQLLALGADVSLRSRWTNMNALHYAAYFDVPELIRVLLKGSKPKVLNSTCSDFHHGTALHIAASNLCLGAVKCLLEHGANPTVRNDKGQEPAEVVPDPMDMSLDKAEAAMVAKELKQLLLDAVPLSCNLPRATLPNYDNIPGNLMLSSLGLKLGDRVVLDETKTGTLRFCGTTEFASGQWVGIELDEPEGKNDGSVGGIRYFICPSKQGIFAPVSKISKALEQTPSSVTSTPKTPRVDLSCITGKIKKEKKEKDREKTPRKKSLSGVSLDPDGVKVEVGDQVLVAGQKQGIVRFFGKTDFAPGYWFGVELEQPTGKHDGSVFGVRYFHCLPKYGVFAPPSRVQRIAGPKDPQGDGSLVKKVHQVTMSQPKRNFNAMRSPKDITSESSISRLLFCCWFPWMLRAEMQT; this comes from the exons ATGACTAAAGAGGAAACTTCTGAGGTGGAAGAGGCCCAACCGGCCTCTGAGTTCATCAGCCCTGTTCATGAACCCCGCAAGAAACCCATGGTGCATCCATCTGCACAGGCTCCACTGCCCAAGGACTATG CGTTTACCTTCTTTGATCCAAATGATCCGGCTTGCATGGAGATTCTGACAGACCCTCGGACCACAATCCCAGAACTGTTCGCCATTATCCGCCAATGGGTTCCACAAGTTCAACACAAGATCGACATCATAGGCACTGAG ATTTTAAAGCGAGGTTGCCATGTGAATGACCGTGATGGCCTGACGGATATGACTCTTCTCCACTACTGCTGCAAAGCAGGAGCTCACGGAGTGG gTGATCCTGAGGCAGCGCTCCGGCTGTCCAATCAGCTGCTAGCTCTGGGAGCTGATGTGAGTCTGCGCAGTCGCTGGACCAACATGAATGCCCTACATTATGCAGCTTACTTCGATGTCCCAGAACTGATTCGTGTTTTGCTTAAAGGCTCCAAGCCTAAAG TGCTCAACTCCACCTGCAGTGACTTTCATCATGGCACAGCCCTGCACATCGCCGCCTCAAACCTCTGTCTCGGTGCCGTCAAGTGTCTACTGGAGCATGGCGCCAATCCTACTGTTAGA AATGATAAGGGTCAAGAGCCTGCTGAGGTTGTCCCTGACCCCATGGACATGAGTCTGGATAAAGCTGAGGCTGCCATGGTGGCTAAAGAGCTGAAACAGTTGTTGCTGGATGCAGTGCCTCTCAGCTGTAACCTGCCCCGTGCCACCCTGCCCAACTATGACAACATCCCCGGCAACCTAATGCTGTCCTCTCTGGGCCTCAAACTAGGGGACCGTGTGGTGCTGGATGAAACAAAG ACTGGCACCCTCCGTTTCTGTGGCACTACTGAGTTTGCTAGTGGGCAGTGGGTTGGTATTGAGCTGGACGAGCCGGAGGGCAAGAATGATGGGAGTGTGGGTGGGATCCGCTATTTTATCTGCCCCTCAAAACAAG GCATCTTCGCCCCTGTGTCAAAAATCAGCAAAGCTCTTGAGCAGACCCCCTCTTCAGTCACCTCCACCCCAAAAACCCCTCGCGTGGATTTATCTTGTATAACCGGCAAgatcaaaaaagagaaaaaagagaaagatcgTGAAAAGA CTCCAAGAAAGAAGTCTCTGTCCGGGGTCAGTTTGGATCCTGATGGAGTCAAGGTTGAGGTTGGGGATCAGGTGTTGGTGGCAGGCCAAAAGCAAGGGATCGTCCGCTTTTTTGGCAAGACAGACTTTGCTCCCG GATATTGGTTTGGTGTGGAGTTGGAGCAGCCCACTGGAAAGCATGATGGCAGTGTATTTGGAGTACGTTACTTCCACTGTTTGCCCAAATATGGGGTTTTTGCACCACCATCCCGTGTTCAGAG AATTGCAGGGCCCAAAGATCCTCAGGGTGATGGGTCACTAGTGAAGAAAGTCCACCAGGTGACTA TGTCCCAGCCGAAGCGTAATTTTAATGCGATGCGATCTCCGAAAGACATAACATCTGAAAGTTCCATATCCAG GTTGCTGTTCTGTTGCTGGTTTCCCTGGATGCTCCGTGCAGAGATGCAGACCTAA
- the LOC109103176 gene encoding homeobox expressed in ES cells 1-like, whose protein sequence is MATLKFSDFSIDYILGDASKQTTESPGVDHPASSQDFPGHLTKLDPLYRDGSRGHGDHAALMLNFPSPSWNAGMYSCCVPVSYYQPTFNTNYYAGQPWPFAASGCDTAENHYHQTVAQRQRSRIRTVFTDNQTEQLERLFAITDYPSAETRAELSKNTGLSEETVRVWFKNRRARRKRQTTCPDKSTRRAPDDHPESD, encoded by the exons ATGGCAACGCTGAAATTTTCAGACTTCTCTATTGATTACATCTTGGGAGACGCcagcaaacaaacaacagaatcaCCTGGAGTGGATCATCCAGCATCTTCTCAAGATTTCCCAGGGCACTTGACCAAACTGGACCCGCTCTACCGGGATGGATCTAGAGGTCATGGTGACCATGCAGCACTCATGCTGAACTTTCCATCTCCATCATGGAATGCAGGAATGTACAGCTGCTGTGTTCCAGTCTCATATTATCAACCGACCTTTAATACAAATTACTATGCAGGTCAGCCGTGGCCTTTTGCCGCATCAg gttgtgaTACAGCTGAGAATCACTACCACCAAACTGTAGCTCAGAGACAGCGCAGTCGAATCCGAACAGTTTTTACCGACAACCAGACGGAGCAGCTCGAGCGGCTCTTCGCAATCACCGACTACCCGAGCGCTGAAACCCGGGCGGAGTTATCCAAGAACACCGGGCTCAGCGAGGAGACTGTGCGG gtctGGTTCAAGAATCGACGTGCACGTAGAAAGAGACAGACAACCTGCCCAGACAAAAGCACGAGGCGCGCTCCCGACGATCATCCCGAATCAGATTAA